From one Deltaproteobacteria bacterium genomic stretch:
- a CDS encoding right-handed parallel beta-helix repeat-containing protein, translated as MSSEITRWNLARMLIKGFLLVVIALIIFCNLDGRLYAATVVVPGDYATIQKAVNVVESDADPGVVIINSNGTFDESVYITESVTIMAGNGFTPTIEKTTGALPPIRIYANRNSDTTITLEGLNINAYGGSGPPDSDVSEDVIIANDSSSNTLDVSLNKLRITGDQIQSAVSIASAVMAGNITLTISDSFIQVIGKPAGSPVCLRLDPDDYDLNVILENNTFRFAVAGGVSIESGKDGRTVSVTADSNIFEGFIVDTTDPFKAVNISGSGTTGSESSATTTTLKNNFFISASTAVSVLGSKTHTHSLYLYNNTIFSCRSHGIYLSASDTSVINATIINNIVAGTYQAVCGSGYGITLYQGSSATVNLDNDYNLLFDNVAGDYSGVTAGGHSLHADPGFANADSLNLRLRPSSAAIDAGICGKWISIPPSLYFYSRIAPLDDFEGDPRPAGFALLGCDIGADEFNPGRAAIPAVNFLLSD; from the coding sequence GAAATCACGAGGTGGAATCTGGCACGAATGCTGATAAAAGGCTTTCTTCTTGTGGTAATTGCCCTGATTATCTTCTGCAACCTTGATGGACGGTTGTATGCAGCGACTGTTGTTGTCCCTGGAGACTACGCTACCATTCAGAAGGCAGTGAACGTAGTGGAGAGTGATGCGGATCCGGGAGTAGTGATTATCAACAGCAACGGTACCTTTGATGAAAGCGTCTACATAACAGAGAGCGTTACCATCATGGCCGGGAACGGCTTTACCCCCACCATAGAAAAGACCACTGGTGCTCTCCCTCCAATAAGAATTTATGCGAACCGGAATTCTGACACAACGATCACTTTAGAGGGGTTGAACATCAATGCTTATGGAGGTTCTGGACCTCCTGACTCAGACGTAAGTGAAGATGTAATAATAGCAAATGATTCCAGCAGCAACACTCTCGATGTATCATTGAATAAACTGAGAATAACTGGAGACCAGATTCAAAGCGCCGTGTCAATCGCCAGCGCCGTTATGGCAGGTAATATAACACTGACCATTTCGGATAGCTTTATCCAGGTAATCGGTAAGCCAGCTGGAAGTCCAGTATGTCTTCGCCTTGATCCGGATGATTACGATTTGAATGTCATACTCGAAAACAATACCTTTCGCTTTGCAGTTGCTGGCGGGGTCAGTATAGAATCGGGAAAAGACGGCAGAACAGTATCTGTCACTGCAGACTCCAATATATTTGAAGGCTTTATAGTTGATACCACAGATCCTTTCAAAGCTGTCAATATTTCTGGATCAGGAACTACAGGAAGCGAGTCTTCTGCGACCACCACAACGCTGAAAAATAATTTTTTCATATCTGCCTCTACAGCTGTATCTGTACTTGGCTCCAAGACTCATACTCATTCACTCTATTTATACAATAACACCATATTTTCATGCAGATCCCATGGAATATATTTGAGCGCCTCTGACACTTCAGTCATAAATGCAACAATAATCAATAACATTGTTGCGGGAACATATCAGGCAGTTTGCGGCAGCGGCTACGGCATCACCCTGTACCAGGGTTCAAGCGCCACGGTAAATCTCGACAACGACTATAATTTGCTGTTTGACAATGTGGCCGGCGATTATTCCGGTGTTACTGCCGGTGGGCATTCCTTGCATGCCGATCCTGGATTTGCCAATGCTGACTCCCTCAATCTGCGATTGCGGCCGAGCTCTGCGGCAATTGATGCGGGCATTTGTGGCAAATGGATTAGTATACCTCCTTCGTTGTACTTCTACTCCAGAATTGCACCCCTGGATGATTTCGAAGGCGATCCCAGACCGGCTGGCTTCGCTTTGCTAGGCTGTGACATTGGCGCGGACGAATTCAATCCTGGGCGGGCGGCGATTCCTGCCGTTAATTTTCTGTTGTCCGATTAG
- a CDS encoding bifunctional isocitrate dehydrogenase kinase/phosphatase, whose product MSQNDLTSRLARSGAEAIYQAFHYYHSTFRAITAQAKVRFDERDWLGLRADAAKRLELYPAAVSSIESSIRKLFGLRFQDTGLWIAAKAVYAHLVRSMDAWELAETFFNSVSRRLLGTVGVNQQVEFVDTCSRTASYQIGHLPYHTYKNFPSITSLVTAILTDYQFGTAYEDLHRDCRLASAKIEAYLKATAAASIDRVEMIPSSFFRVP is encoded by the coding sequence ATGAGCCAAAACGATCTTACCAGCAGGCTGGCTCGTAGTGGCGCGGAAGCCATCTACCAGGCCTTCCACTATTACCACAGCACATTCAGGGCCATTACGGCGCAGGCCAAAGTTCGCTTCGATGAGCGTGACTGGCTCGGACTGCGAGCTGATGCTGCCAAGAGGCTCGAACTCTATCCGGCGGCCGTAAGCAGCATCGAGAGCAGCATCAGAAAACTATTTGGCCTGCGCTTCCAGGATACAGGTCTATGGATTGCCGCCAAAGCTGTATATGCGCATCTGGTCCGCTCCATGGATGCCTGGGAACTTGCCGAAACTTTTTTCAACTCTGTCAGCCGGCGTCTGCTCGGTACGGTTGGTGTTAATCAGCAGGTGGAGTTTGTGGACACCTGTTCTCGGACAGCATCATATCAGATTGGACACCTGCCTTATCACACCTATAAAAATTTTCCCTCAATCACTAGTCTAGTCACCGCTATACTCACAGACTATCAATTTGGAACAGCCTATGAAGATTTGCACAGGGATTGCCGCCTGGCCAGTGCAAAGATAGAAGCATATCTGAAGGCAACTGCTGCTGCTTCCATTGACCGTGTTGAGATGATCCCCTCAAGTTTTTTTCGAGTTCCCTGA
- a CDS encoding bifunctional isocitrate dehydrogenase kinase/phosphatase → MGLQGYLRQVFLEHHSDLFQVRFWQQVQEKLAVHGILCILPYDQSKRLRQTEPAGDRCSWCPPPGP, encoded by the coding sequence CTGGGTCTGCAGGGATATTTGCGCCAGGTCTTCCTGGAGCATCACTCGGACCTCTTTCAGGTCCGTTTCTGGCAGCAAGTCCAGGAAAAATTGGCCGTACATGGAATACTCTGCATTCTTCCGTACGATCAGAGCAAACGCCTCAGACAGACAGAACCCGCTGGGGACCGATGCAGCTGGTGCCCCCCACCTGGGCCGTAG
- the aceA gene encoding isocitrate lyase: MRREKEAAALEKAWSSEARWQGVERPYTAEEVLKLRGSIRLDYTLAQMGADRLWQLLHTQPYVPALGALTGNQAVEQVLAGLQAIYASGWQVAADANRAGQTYPDQSLYPADSGPALVRRINNALLRADQIQHTLQLGDIYWFAPIVADGEAGFGGPLNTYELTKAMIEAGAAAVHFEDQISSLKKCGHMGGKVLAPASEFLRKFVAARLAADVLGVPTLLIARTDANGANLLRSDIDPLDQPFLTGKRTLEGYFEVRGGLELAISRSLNYAPFADIIWCETSTPDLGEAREFAQAIQEKFPGKLMAYNCSPSFNWKRHLDDATIRRFQEELGGMGYRFQFVTLAGFHTLNASMFELAHGYRTEGMAAYSRLQEHEFQMARDWGYSAVKHQGFVGAGYYDEIQKVIARGEGSTGALEGSTEEEQFET, encoded by the coding sequence ATGCGAAGGGAAAAGGAGGCTGCCGCCCTAGAGAAGGCATGGAGCAGTGAGGCACGATGGCAGGGAGTGGAGCGACCTTACACCGCCGAAGAGGTATTGAAATTGCGGGGCTCCATTCGACTTGACTACACCCTGGCGCAGATGGGCGCCGACAGGCTGTGGCAGTTGCTGCACACGCAGCCATACGTGCCAGCCCTTGGGGCTCTCACCGGCAATCAGGCGGTGGAACAGGTGCTTGCCGGACTGCAAGCAATTTATGCCAGCGGCTGGCAGGTTGCAGCAGATGCCAACAGGGCAGGACAGACCTATCCTGACCAGAGCCTGTATCCAGCTGACAGTGGTCCGGCCCTGGTCCGCAGGATAAACAATGCTCTGCTGCGTGCCGATCAGATTCAACATACTCTGCAGCTGGGAGATATCTACTGGTTCGCCCCCATTGTGGCCGACGGAGAAGCCGGTTTCGGGGGGCCGCTCAATACTTACGAGTTGACCAAGGCAATGATCGAGGCCGGCGCAGCAGCTGTTCACTTCGAGGATCAGATCTCATCTCTGAAAAAATGTGGCCACATGGGAGGCAAGGTGCTGGCGCCGGCATCGGAGTTTCTGCGGAAGTTCGTGGCGGCTCGACTTGCTGCTGACGTACTGGGAGTGCCCACCTTGCTGATTGCGAGAACTGATGCCAATGGCGCCAATCTGCTTCGCAGCGATATCGATCCCCTGGACCAGCCATTCTTGACCGGCAAAAGGACACTCGAGGGCTACTTCGAGGTCAGGGGAGGGCTCGAGCTGGCGATCAGCCGTTCTCTGAACTATGCTCCCTTTGCTGATATAATCTGGTGTGAAACTTCAACGCCAGACCTGGGTGAGGCCAGAGAATTTGCTCAGGCTATCCAGGAAAAATTTCCTGGTAAATTAATGGCTTACAACTGCTCTCCCTCTTTCAACTGGAAGCGCCACCTGGATGATGCAACTATCCGTCGGTTCCAGGAAGAACTCGGCGGTATGGGCTACAGGTTTCAGTTTGTTACTCTCGCAGGATTTCATACGCTGAATGCTTCCATGTTCGAACTTGCCCATGGGTACAGGACCGAGGGCATGGCAGCCTACTCTCGTCTGCAGGAACATGAGTTCCAGATGGCAAGGGACTGGGGCTACAGTGCAGTGAAGCATCAGGGGTTTGTTGGCGCAGGCTACTATGATGAGATTCAAAAGGTTATTGCTCGGGGAGAGGGTTCCACTGGGGCGCTGGAAGGTTCAACCGAGGAGGAGCAGTTCGAGACATAG
- the aceB gene encoding malate synthase A encodes MADTAIHGKGSDGVEILGQVTPEFAEILTPEALAFVARLHREFDDRRLELLQEREERQAELDAGSMPDFLEHTREIKEGNWQVAPIPDDLQDRRVEITGPAERKMIINALNSGASVFMADFEDANSPTWYNMVQGQVNLRDAVAGTISFSSPKKEYRLNEETATLLVRPRGWHLPEKHVLVNGRPVSGSLFDFGLFFFHNARRQIDNGTGPYFYIAKLENHLESRLWNDVFCLAQDELGIPRGTIRATVLLETILAAFEMEEILFEMRDHSAGLNLGRWDYIFSFIKRFRKYPDFVMPDRSLVTMASHFLHSASLLLIQTCHKRGAHAMGGMMAQIPVKGDQAANEAALAKVLEDKEREAGDGHDGTWVAHPGLVQIAKKTFDKIMPEPNQIHRKRHDVHITAEDLLTVPEGAITENGIRHNINVGLQYLEAWLRGIGCVPIYNLMEDAATAEISRTQVWQWIHHPTGVLTDGREVTNDLYRQLVPEELAKIREMIGSERFSSGKFDLASELFDRLITEPDLHEWLTLTAYDYLD; translated from the coding sequence ATGGCAGATACAGCGATACATGGTAAAGGCTCTGATGGAGTGGAAATTCTTGGACAGGTCACCCCTGAATTTGCCGAAATCTTGACTCCAGAGGCCCTGGCCTTTGTAGCCAGGCTTCATCGTGAATTCGATGATCGCCGGCTGGAGCTCCTGCAAGAAAGAGAAGAAAGACAGGCTGAACTCGATGCGGGCAGCATGCCAGATTTTCTTGAGCATACCAGGGAGATAAAAGAGGGGAACTGGCAGGTAGCTCCCATTCCGGACGATTTACAGGACCGGCGGGTGGAGATAACCGGGCCGGCTGAGCGCAAAATGATTATCAACGCCCTGAACTCGGGGGCCAGTGTATTTATGGCAGACTTTGAAGATGCCAACTCGCCCACCTGGTACAATATGGTTCAGGGGCAGGTCAATTTGCGTGATGCAGTAGCCGGCACTATCAGCTTCTCTTCTCCCAAGAAGGAATACAGGCTCAATGAGGAGACGGCGACTTTGCTGGTGCGGCCGCGAGGTTGGCACCTCCCAGAGAAGCATGTCCTTGTAAATGGCCGTCCTGTTTCCGGGTCACTTTTCGACTTTGGTCTGTTCTTCTTTCACAATGCCAGGAGGCAGATAGACAATGGTACTGGCCCGTATTTCTATATTGCCAAACTGGAAAATCACCTGGAATCCAGGCTCTGGAACGACGTCTTCTGTCTGGCCCAGGACGAACTGGGAATTCCTCGGGGCACCATCCGGGCTACTGTCCTGCTGGAGACCATTTTGGCTGCCTTCGAAATGGAAGAAATTCTCTTCGAGATGCGCGACCACTCTGCAGGCCTCAATCTCGGCCGCTGGGACTATATCTTCAGCTTTATCAAGAGATTCCGTAAATACCCTGACTTTGTCATGCCAGATAGAAGTCTGGTTACCATGGCCAGCCATTTTCTGCACTCTGCTTCTCTACTGCTGATTCAGACCTGCCACAAAAGAGGAGCGCACGCCATGGGCGGTATGATGGCGCAGATTCCGGTGAAAGGCGATCAGGCAGCTAACGAGGCTGCCCTGGCCAAGGTTCTCGAAGACAAGGAAAGGGAAGCTGGCGATGGCCACGATGGCACCTGGGTGGCTCACCCAGGTCTTGTGCAGATAGCCAAGAAGACTTTCGACAAAATTATGCCGGAGCCGAACCAGATTCACAGGAAGCGGCACGATGTGCATATTACGGCCGAAGATCTGCTCACTGTTCCGGAAGGTGCAATTACGGAAAACGGCATCCGGCACAACATAAACGTGGGTCTGCAATATCTGGAGGCCTGGCTTCGAGGAATCGGTTGCGTTCCCATCTATAACTTGATGGAGGATGCAGCCACTGCAGAAATCAGCAGAACGCAGGTCTGGCAGTGGATACACCACCCAACCGGTGTGCTTACTGATGGCAGGGAGGTCACCAATGATCTTTACCGGCAGCTGGTGCCCGAAGAATTAGCAAAGATCAGGGAGATGATCGGCTCAGAGCGGTTTTCTTCAGGTAAATTCGACCTGGCCAGTGAACTCTTCGACAGGTTGATTACCGAGCCGGACCTGCACGAATGGTTGACACTGACCGCCTATGATTACCTGGACTAG
- a CDS encoding PilZ domain-containing protein, with amino-acid sequence MERYTSIDDIIMRICTQRRHKRLWKNFQVKLRKRIPGTAVDVWLEGNTLNLSQSGACIRTNSWPSFKVEEFTQLTFLLPPDFTGKDAPVELHGSAIVKRVDSARKSIAVEFINELREFKSNMW; translated from the coding sequence ATGGAGCGATACACAAGCATAGATGACATAATAATGAGGATTTGCACCCAGCGCAGGCACAAGAGACTGTGGAAAAATTTTCAGGTGAAGCTCCGCAAAAGAATTCCCGGTACTGCGGTAGATGTGTGGCTCGAAGGCAATACTTTGAATTTGAGTCAAAGCGGAGCCTGCATCAGGACCAACAGCTGGCCGTCTTTCAAGGTCGAGGAGTTTACGCAGCTTACTTTTCTCTTGCCTCCAGACTTTACTGGAAAGGATGCTCCTGTGGAGTTGCATGGATCTGCTATTGTCAAGAGAGTTGACAGTGCTAGAAAGAGTATCGCTGTTGAATTTATCAATGAACTCCGGGAGTTCAAGTCAAACATGTGGTAA
- a CDS encoding AraC family transcriptional regulator, translating to MICATNRASLLLVLWNILESYGVDADRLFSKAGLNPEVMKHPAGRYRIQEIDNLWRQAVEIIDDPCFGLKAAELWHPSNFGALGYAMLASHTLRTSLERMDRYYRFLSDKPFMKLDDTEEGLRFTLVSDRRNGDIPERSDAALAVTLSVCRVNYLEDLTPVSVTLRHSRPACSAKFFEYFRCPVLFGAPAYSLRFSTEVVDKILPGSNPQLAELHDQVMIQYLAQLDQDRIAEKVKAVIIDQLPSGRVTDETVSQALYMSSRKLQRQLQSAGTTFNTLLNEMRQELAQKYLSEQNTSITDIAFLLGFSESSAFSRAFRRWLGVTPSEFRRSTRIVNPQGQV from the coding sequence ATGATCTGCGCAACAAATAGGGCCAGTTTATTGCTTGTACTGTGGAATATCCTGGAATCTTATGGCGTTGATGCAGACAGGCTGTTCAGCAAGGCAGGTCTGAACCCTGAAGTAATGAAGCACCCAGCAGGGAGATATAGAATACAGGAGATAGATAATCTATGGCGCCAGGCTGTGGAGATCATCGATGATCCATGTTTCGGTCTCAAGGCCGCCGAGTTGTGGCATCCTTCCAATTTTGGAGCCCTGGGCTACGCCATGCTGGCAAGCCACACTTTACGAACCTCTTTGGAGAGGATGGATCGATATTATCGTTTTCTTTCGGATAAACCGTTTATGAAGCTGGACGACACTGAAGAAGGGTTGAGGTTCACCCTGGTATCGGACCGTAGAAATGGTGACATTCCTGAACGAAGCGATGCTGCCCTGGCCGTTACTCTGAGCGTCTGCCGAGTGAACTACCTGGAAGACCTGACACCGGTGTCCGTGACCCTGAGACATTCCAGGCCTGCCTGTTCCGCAAAGTTCTTTGAGTACTTCCGCTGTCCAGTACTATTTGGAGCTCCCGCTTACAGCCTGAGATTCTCCACAGAAGTGGTTGATAAGATTCTGCCCGGCTCTAACCCTCAACTTGCCGAGCTGCATGATCAGGTAATGATCCAGTATCTCGCCCAACTTGATCAGGACCGCATTGCTGAAAAGGTCAAAGCGGTTATCATCGATCAGCTTCCTTCAGGCAGGGTTACAGACGAAACCGTATCACAGGCGCTGTACATGAGTTCCCGCAAGCTTCAACGCCAACTGCAAAGTGCGGGCACGACCTTCAATACTCTTTTGAACGAGATGCGCCAGGAGTTGGCGCAAAAGTACTTGAGTGAACAGAATACCAGTATAACCGATATTGCCTTCTTGCTGGGTTTTTCAGAATCCAGCGCCTTTTCAAGGGCATTCAGGCGTTGGCTGGGAGTTACCCCCAGTGAATTCCGGCGGTCCACCAGGATTGTCAACCCGCAGGGGCAGGTTTGA